One part of the Amphiura filiformis chromosome 5, Afil_fr2py, whole genome shotgun sequence genome encodes these proteins:
- the LOC140153239 gene encoding adhesion G-protein coupled receptor G4-like isoform X2, translating to MAVLLVAFIMFIQLVGSTDDTSIRVCSSITSYSQPYEENYKEFYKQIYYEPCGVDNENTCTKYRIFYRIRQRTSHRTIYRISYMCCKGWTMEDDVCKPICIPNCSYGGQCIRPNVCEYPPVVRPIMTMVRRSTDECSTSVRVIPTSYECEGSTFNLVCNSDETISITSALYGRQVGGSRCPGPVYTTSCAASNSLTVVRQRCNGRRTCSVSASNGIFGDPCQGTVKYLEIAYSCEGQCCPRCENDGTCTRQNHCQCPTGYTGGRCETPICSHACVNRGRCISPNICECPSEYTGNQCEILTKTCPDDIRVPNDSGAGGAFVTWKEVEVANTNVSSSHSRTDFFPIGVTTVTYFIVNDTLSATCSFTVDVMDIEPPDIVCPPDISGFADSGNISVPMNWQPLTATDNSGNITEIKCGKINGSDFPIGVTEVRCNVHDDSGNNGSCTFEVHIQARCVDIIINTSIGILSWPNSLVGEVVDSKERCPLNTERRNFGLASRECVYNSTSGAMWAAPTVIPCGQVTTPTIDDLAEITVDERNVKEVAETLANITKVNSNIESAATDINAIQEAFVNVVNVGSPSPEVTESVIEIVDNVLSSNISSEESDNSANASSMVLKAVEQQIAQTLKEHGKFTSVQHNIVVEAFTLDEAGSKEGVSFAVNFQAATDQQMSNSTANLTSNVTSSIVLPNEALFNNRSTKDTKVSFISYNENNLFRSRMLGKQNMTIVSGPVISAVVLGETFTNLDKPVIVEIFPSKVEEVTPSVLNSSVCVFWDFNQRNGIGDWSQDGCERIYISSGKTTCRCNHLTHFAVLVDVSGHQEQTTFSLVLDIISKIGCAFSIASLCLTLVILLLTRRLRETLPRKILIQFCLSMLCLYLVFLVGIDSKSGPGCLVVAGLLHYFVLTTVFWMGIEARNMYINLVTVFDIAGSTFLRKALCVAWGVPIIPVAVVMAVKWGDYVADAYCFLAPGYGLYFGVLLPVTMVILHNTVTFLIVMRKLLKSSVGGNVKNSTKTIVSQRLRNAFSISVLLGLTWIFGFLAINKARRAFQLMFCLCNSLQGVLVFVLFCLLQEDIRKVLVDHCSRSNKDNIPSGRSKKSDASSHELAHSVNTSIEAGKSYLIR from the exons ATGGCCGTGCTCCTTGTcgcgttcatcatgttcattcaacTTGTTGGATCCACGGACGATACAAGTATTCG TGTTTGCAGTTCAATAACGTCATACAGCCAACCATATGAAGAAAACTATAAAGAATTTTACAAGCAAATCTACTATGAACCGTGCGGAGTTGATAACGAAAACACATGTACAAAATACAG GATATTCTATCGGATAAGGCAACGAACAAGCCACCGAACAATCTATCGAATCTCGTATATGTGTTGCAAGGGCTGGACGATGGAAGATGACGTGTGTAAAC CTATCTGTATACCAAATTGTTCATACGGTGGCCAATGTATTCGTCCTAACGTCTGTGAATATCCACCTGTCGTACGTCCAATAATGACAATGGTAAGAAGATCAACCGATGAGTGCTCTACCAGTGTGC GAGTGATACCGACTTCGTACGAATGTGAAGGTTCAACGTTTAATTTAGTATGTAATTCTGATGAGACCATCTCCATTACTTCAGCCTTATATGGGCGACAAGTAGGTGGTTCCCGGTGTCCAGGTCCCGTATACACTACAAGCTGTGCAGCAAGTAACTCATTAACTGTTGTACGTCAGCGGTGCAACGGAAGAAGAACATGTAGCGTTTCGGCTAGTAACGGTATATTTGGCGACCCATGTCAAGGCACCGTCAAATACTTGGAAATTGCATATTCATGCGAAG GTCAGTGTTGTCCTCGCTGTGAAAACGATGGGACTTGTACAAGACAAAATCATTGCCAGTGTCCAACAGGATATACTGGCGGCAGGTGTGAAACAC CTATTTGTTCACATGCTTGTGTCAATCGTGGAAGATGTATCAGCCCAAATATCTGCGAATGTCCATCTGAATACACAGGAAACCAGTGCGAAATCC TGACAAAAACATGCCCAGATGACATCCGTGTTCCAAATGACTCCGGAGCTGGTGGTGCCTTTGTTACTTGGAAAGAAGTAGAAGTGGCGAATACCAATGTATCATCCAGTCATTCCAGGACAGATTTCTTCCCTATAGGTGTTACCACAGTCACTTATTTCATCGTTAATGACACTCTGTCAGCTACTTGCTCTTTCACTGTTGATGTCATGG ATATTGAGCCACCTGATATTGTTTGCCCGCCCGATATATCTGGATTTGCTGACTCTGGAAATATCTCTGTTCCGATGAACTGGCAACCTTTGACTGCTACAGATAACTCTGGAAACATAACGGAAATTAAATGTGGGAAAATAAATGGTTCAGATTTCCCGATTGGCGTTACGGAAGTTCGGTGTAATGTGCACGATGACAGTGGAAACAACGGTTCATGCACTTTTGAAGTTCATATCCAag CTAGATGTGTGGATATTATTATAAATACCAGCATTGGCATATTATCCTGGCCAAACTCTCTAGTGGGAGAAGTAGTGGACTCAAAAGAAAGATGCCCACTTAACACTGAAAGGC GTAACTTTGGGCTTGCTTCAAGAGAATGTGTTTACAACTCAACTTCTGGAGCTATGTGGGCTGCTCCGACGGTAATTCCTTGCGGACAAGTAACGACACCAACGATTGATGATTTAGCTGAG ATAACAGTCGATGAGCGTAATGTGAAAGAAGTTGCAGAAACTCTAGCAAACATCACCAAGGTCAACTCTAATATTGAGTCTGCGGCAACAGATATCAATGCTATACAAGAAGCATTCGTTAATGTTGTCAATGTTGGCTCACCGTCACCGGAG GTAACAGAATCTGTAATTGAAATCGTGGACAATGTTCTCAGCAGCAATATTTCATCTGAGGAGAGTGATAATTCCGCTAACGCGTCATCGATGGTACTCAAAGCAGTTGAACAACAAATTGCCCAAACGCTAAAAGAACACGGGAAGTTTACCTCTGTTCAGCATAATATCGTGGTTGAAGCATTTACTTTAGATGAGGCCGGCAGCAAAGAAGGTGTAAGCTTTGCAGTAAATTTCCAAGCAGCCACAGATCAGCAGATGTCCAATTCTACCGCTAATCTGACATCAAATGTGACTAGTTCTATTGTTTTACCCAATGAAGCACTTTTCAACAATAGAAGCACAAAAG ACACAAAAGTTAGCTTCATCAGTTACAATGAGAATAATCTTTTTCGATCTCGAATGCTGGGAAAACAAAACATGACGATCGTTTCAGGCCCTGTTATATCAGCAGTTGTTCTGGGAGAAACTTTTACTAACTTGGATAAACCTGTAATTGTAGAAATATTTCCGTCAAAG GTTGAGGAAGTCACACCATCAGTTTTAAACTCATCTGTATGCGTATTTTGGGATTTCAACCAAAGGAACGGAATTGGGGATTGGTCACAAGATGGCTGTGAGCGCATATACATCAGTTCAGGAAAAACAACATGCCGTTGTAATCATTTGACTCACTTCGCTGTTCTTGTG GATGTTTCAGGTCACCAAGAACAAACTACATTCAGTCTTGTTTtggatatcatcagcaaaattgGCTGTGCTTTCTCAATAGCGTCATTGTGTCTCACACTGGTGATATTACTTTTAACAAG ACGGCTTCGAGAAACTCTTCCACGCAAGATTCTGATCCAATTCTGCCTGTCCATGCTATGTTTATACCTGGTCTTCCTCGTGGGCATTGATTCAAAGTCTGGACCAGGGTGTCTGGTAGTAGCAGGATTGTTGCATTACTTTGTGCTAACGACTGTTTTCTGGATGGGGATAGAAGCACGCAATATGTACATCAATCTGGTGACTGTGTTTGATATAGCAGGGTCGACATTCCTGAGAAAAGCATTGTGTGTCGCTTGGG GTGTGCCAATTATACCGGTTGCTGTTGTTATGGCTGTGAAATGGGGTGATTACGTCGCCGATGCATA TTGTTTCTTGGCGCCTGGCTACGGACTATATTTTGGTGTTCTTCTCCCCGTCACCATGGTAATCTTACACAACACGGTCACTTTTCTAATAGTAATGCGCAAACTTCTGAAATCAAGCGTCGGGGGAAATGTTAAGAATTCTACAAAGACCATAGTCAGTCAGCGATTACGTAATGCGTTTTCTATATCGGTACTTCTTGGTCTTACCTGGATATTTGGTTTTCTTGCAATAAACAAGGCGAGGAGGGCTTTCCAGCTCATGTTTTGTCTCTGCAACTCTTTGCAAGGAGTGTTAGTGTTTGTTCTCTTCTGTCTCCTTCAAGAGGATATTCGCAAAGTTTTGGTGGATCACTGCTCTCGAAGTAACAAAGACAATATACCTAGCGGGAGATCAAAGAAATCGGACGCATCCTCACACGAATTGGCACATTCTGTTAACACATCAATTGAAGCAGGCAAATCTTACCTTATTCGTTGA
- the LOC140153239 gene encoding adhesion G-protein coupled receptor G6-like isoform X3 — protein MAVLLVAFIMFIQLVGSTDDTSIRVCSSITSYSQPYEENYKEFYKQIYYEPCGVDNENTCTKYRIFYRIRQRTSHRTIYRISYMCCKGWTMEDDVCKPAICIPNCSYGGQCIRPNVCEYPPVVRPIMTMVRRSTDECSTSVRVIPTSYECEGSTFNLVCNSDETISITSALYGRQVGGSRCPGPVYTTSCAASNSLTVVRQRCNGRRTCSVSASNGIFGDPCQGTVKYLEIAYSCEGQCCPRCENDGTCTRQNHCQCPTGYTGGRCETLTKTCPDDIRVPNDSGAGGAFVTWKEVEVANTNVSSSHSRTDFFPIGVTTVTYFIVNDTLSATCSFTVDVMDIEPPDIVCPPDISGFADSGNISVPMNWQPLTATDNSGNITEIKCGKINGSDFPIGVTEVRCNVHDDSGNNGSCTFEVHIQARCVDIIINTSIGILSWPNSLVGEVVDSKERCPLNTERRNFGLASRECVYNSTSGAMWAAPTVIPCGQVTTPTIDDLAEITVDERNVKEVAETLANITKVNSNIESAATDINAIQEAFVNVVNVGSPSPEVTESVIEIVDNVLSSNISSEESDNSANASSMVLKAVEQQIAQTLKEHGKFTSVQHNIVVEAFTLDEAGSKEGVSFAVNFQAATDQQMSNSTANLTSNVTSSIVLPNEALFNNRSTKDTKVSFISYNENNLFRSRMLGKQNMTIVSGPVISAVVLGETFTNLDKPVIVEIFPSKVEEVTPSVLNSSVCVFWDFNQRNGIGDWSQDGCERIYISSGKTTCRCNHLTHFAVLVDVSGHQEQTTFSLVLDIISKIGCAFSIASLCLTLVILLLTRRLRETLPRKILIQFCLSMLCLYLVFLVGIDSKSGPGCLVVAGLLHYFVLTTVFWMGIEARNMYINLVTVFDIAGSTFLRKALCVAWGVPIIPVAVVMAVKWGDYVADAYCFLAPGYGLYFGVLLPVTMVILHNTVTFLIVMRKLLKSSVGGNVKNSTKTIVSQRLRNAFSISVLLGLTWIFGFLAINKARRAFQLMFCLCNSLQGVLVFVLFCLLQEDIRKVLVDHCSRSNKDNIPSGRSKKSDASSHELAHSVNTSIEAGKSYLIR, from the exons ATGGCCGTGCTCCTTGTcgcgttcatcatgttcattcaacTTGTTGGATCCACGGACGATACAAGTATTCG TGTTTGCAGTTCAATAACGTCATACAGCCAACCATATGAAGAAAACTATAAAGAATTTTACAAGCAAATCTACTATGAACCGTGCGGAGTTGATAACGAAAACACATGTACAAAATACAG GATATTCTATCGGATAAGGCAACGAACAAGCCACCGAACAATCTATCGAATCTCGTATATGTGTTGCAAGGGCTGGACGATGGAAGATGACGTGTGTAAAC CAGCTATCTGTATACCAAATTGTTCATACGGTGGCCAATGTATTCGTCCTAACGTCTGTGAATATCCACCTGTCGTACGTCCAATAATGACAATGGTAAGAAGATCAACCGATGAGTGCTCTACCAGTGTGC GAGTGATACCGACTTCGTACGAATGTGAAGGTTCAACGTTTAATTTAGTATGTAATTCTGATGAGACCATCTCCATTACTTCAGCCTTATATGGGCGACAAGTAGGTGGTTCCCGGTGTCCAGGTCCCGTATACACTACAAGCTGTGCAGCAAGTAACTCATTAACTGTTGTACGTCAGCGGTGCAACGGAAGAAGAACATGTAGCGTTTCGGCTAGTAACGGTATATTTGGCGACCCATGTCAAGGCACCGTCAAATACTTGGAAATTGCATATTCATGCGAAG GTCAGTGTTGTCCTCGCTGTGAAAACGATGGGACTTGTACAAGACAAAATCATTGCCAGTGTCCAACAGGATATACTGGCGGCAGGTGTGAAACAC TGACAAAAACATGCCCAGATGACATCCGTGTTCCAAATGACTCCGGAGCTGGTGGTGCCTTTGTTACTTGGAAAGAAGTAGAAGTGGCGAATACCAATGTATCATCCAGTCATTCCAGGACAGATTTCTTCCCTATAGGTGTTACCACAGTCACTTATTTCATCGTTAATGACACTCTGTCAGCTACTTGCTCTTTCACTGTTGATGTCATGG ATATTGAGCCACCTGATATTGTTTGCCCGCCCGATATATCTGGATTTGCTGACTCTGGAAATATCTCTGTTCCGATGAACTGGCAACCTTTGACTGCTACAGATAACTCTGGAAACATAACGGAAATTAAATGTGGGAAAATAAATGGTTCAGATTTCCCGATTGGCGTTACGGAAGTTCGGTGTAATGTGCACGATGACAGTGGAAACAACGGTTCATGCACTTTTGAAGTTCATATCCAag CTAGATGTGTGGATATTATTATAAATACCAGCATTGGCATATTATCCTGGCCAAACTCTCTAGTGGGAGAAGTAGTGGACTCAAAAGAAAGATGCCCACTTAACACTGAAAGGC GTAACTTTGGGCTTGCTTCAAGAGAATGTGTTTACAACTCAACTTCTGGAGCTATGTGGGCTGCTCCGACGGTAATTCCTTGCGGACAAGTAACGACACCAACGATTGATGATTTAGCTGAG ATAACAGTCGATGAGCGTAATGTGAAAGAAGTTGCAGAAACTCTAGCAAACATCACCAAGGTCAACTCTAATATTGAGTCTGCGGCAACAGATATCAATGCTATACAAGAAGCATTCGTTAATGTTGTCAATGTTGGCTCACCGTCACCGGAG GTAACAGAATCTGTAATTGAAATCGTGGACAATGTTCTCAGCAGCAATATTTCATCTGAGGAGAGTGATAATTCCGCTAACGCGTCATCGATGGTACTCAAAGCAGTTGAACAACAAATTGCCCAAACGCTAAAAGAACACGGGAAGTTTACCTCTGTTCAGCATAATATCGTGGTTGAAGCATTTACTTTAGATGAGGCCGGCAGCAAAGAAGGTGTAAGCTTTGCAGTAAATTTCCAAGCAGCCACAGATCAGCAGATGTCCAATTCTACCGCTAATCTGACATCAAATGTGACTAGTTCTATTGTTTTACCCAATGAAGCACTTTTCAACAATAGAAGCACAAAAG ACACAAAAGTTAGCTTCATCAGTTACAATGAGAATAATCTTTTTCGATCTCGAATGCTGGGAAAACAAAACATGACGATCGTTTCAGGCCCTGTTATATCAGCAGTTGTTCTGGGAGAAACTTTTACTAACTTGGATAAACCTGTAATTGTAGAAATATTTCCGTCAAAG GTTGAGGAAGTCACACCATCAGTTTTAAACTCATCTGTATGCGTATTTTGGGATTTCAACCAAAGGAACGGAATTGGGGATTGGTCACAAGATGGCTGTGAGCGCATATACATCAGTTCAGGAAAAACAACATGCCGTTGTAATCATTTGACTCACTTCGCTGTTCTTGTG GATGTTTCAGGTCACCAAGAACAAACTACATTCAGTCTTGTTTtggatatcatcagcaaaattgGCTGTGCTTTCTCAATAGCGTCATTGTGTCTCACACTGGTGATATTACTTTTAACAAG ACGGCTTCGAGAAACTCTTCCACGCAAGATTCTGATCCAATTCTGCCTGTCCATGCTATGTTTATACCTGGTCTTCCTCGTGGGCATTGATTCAAAGTCTGGACCAGGGTGTCTGGTAGTAGCAGGATTGTTGCATTACTTTGTGCTAACGACTGTTTTCTGGATGGGGATAGAAGCACGCAATATGTACATCAATCTGGTGACTGTGTTTGATATAGCAGGGTCGACATTCCTGAGAAAAGCATTGTGTGTCGCTTGGG GTGTGCCAATTATACCGGTTGCTGTTGTTATGGCTGTGAAATGGGGTGATTACGTCGCCGATGCATA TTGTTTCTTGGCGCCTGGCTACGGACTATATTTTGGTGTTCTTCTCCCCGTCACCATGGTAATCTTACACAACACGGTCACTTTTCTAATAGTAATGCGCAAACTTCTGAAATCAAGCGTCGGGGGAAATGTTAAGAATTCTACAAAGACCATAGTCAGTCAGCGATTACGTAATGCGTTTTCTATATCGGTACTTCTTGGTCTTACCTGGATATTTGGTTTTCTTGCAATAAACAAGGCGAGGAGGGCTTTCCAGCTCATGTTTTGTCTCTGCAACTCTTTGCAAGGAGTGTTAGTGTTTGTTCTCTTCTGTCTCCTTCAAGAGGATATTCGCAAAGTTTTGGTGGATCACTGCTCTCGAAGTAACAAAGACAATATACCTAGCGGGAGATCAAAGAAATCGGACGCATCCTCACACGAATTGGCACATTCTGTTAACACATCAATTGAAGCAGGCAAATCTTACCTTATTCGTTGA
- the LOC140153239 gene encoding adhesion G-protein coupled receptor G4-like isoform X1, protein MAVLLVAFIMFIQLVGSTDDTSIRVCSSITSYSQPYEENYKEFYKQIYYEPCGVDNENTCTKYRIFYRIRQRTSHRTIYRISYMCCKGWTMEDDVCKPAICIPNCSYGGQCIRPNVCEYPPVVRPIMTMVRRSTDECSTSVRVIPTSYECEGSTFNLVCNSDETISITSALYGRQVGGSRCPGPVYTTSCAASNSLTVVRQRCNGRRTCSVSASNGIFGDPCQGTVKYLEIAYSCEGQCCPRCENDGTCTRQNHCQCPTGYTGGRCETPICSHACVNRGRCISPNICECPSEYTGNQCEILTKTCPDDIRVPNDSGAGGAFVTWKEVEVANTNVSSSHSRTDFFPIGVTTVTYFIVNDTLSATCSFTVDVMDIEPPDIVCPPDISGFADSGNISVPMNWQPLTATDNSGNITEIKCGKINGSDFPIGVTEVRCNVHDDSGNNGSCTFEVHIQARCVDIIINTSIGILSWPNSLVGEVVDSKERCPLNTERRNFGLASRECVYNSTSGAMWAAPTVIPCGQVTTPTIDDLAEITVDERNVKEVAETLANITKVNSNIESAATDINAIQEAFVNVVNVGSPSPEVTESVIEIVDNVLSSNISSEESDNSANASSMVLKAVEQQIAQTLKEHGKFTSVQHNIVVEAFTLDEAGSKEGVSFAVNFQAATDQQMSNSTANLTSNVTSSIVLPNEALFNNRSTKDTKVSFISYNENNLFRSRMLGKQNMTIVSGPVISAVVLGETFTNLDKPVIVEIFPSKVEEVTPSVLNSSVCVFWDFNQRNGIGDWSQDGCERIYISSGKTTCRCNHLTHFAVLVDVSGHQEQTTFSLVLDIISKIGCAFSIASLCLTLVILLLTRRLRETLPRKILIQFCLSMLCLYLVFLVGIDSKSGPGCLVVAGLLHYFVLTTVFWMGIEARNMYINLVTVFDIAGSTFLRKALCVAWGVPIIPVAVVMAVKWGDYVADAYCFLAPGYGLYFGVLLPVTMVILHNTVTFLIVMRKLLKSSVGGNVKNSTKTIVSQRLRNAFSISVLLGLTWIFGFLAINKARRAFQLMFCLCNSLQGVLVFVLFCLLQEDIRKVLVDHCSRSNKDNIPSGRSKKSDASSHELAHSVNTSIEAGKSYLIR, encoded by the exons ATGGCCGTGCTCCTTGTcgcgttcatcatgttcattcaacTTGTTGGATCCACGGACGATACAAGTATTCG TGTTTGCAGTTCAATAACGTCATACAGCCAACCATATGAAGAAAACTATAAAGAATTTTACAAGCAAATCTACTATGAACCGTGCGGAGTTGATAACGAAAACACATGTACAAAATACAG GATATTCTATCGGATAAGGCAACGAACAAGCCACCGAACAATCTATCGAATCTCGTATATGTGTTGCAAGGGCTGGACGATGGAAGATGACGTGTGTAAAC CAGCTATCTGTATACCAAATTGTTCATACGGTGGCCAATGTATTCGTCCTAACGTCTGTGAATATCCACCTGTCGTACGTCCAATAATGACAATGGTAAGAAGATCAACCGATGAGTGCTCTACCAGTGTGC GAGTGATACCGACTTCGTACGAATGTGAAGGTTCAACGTTTAATTTAGTATGTAATTCTGATGAGACCATCTCCATTACTTCAGCCTTATATGGGCGACAAGTAGGTGGTTCCCGGTGTCCAGGTCCCGTATACACTACAAGCTGTGCAGCAAGTAACTCATTAACTGTTGTACGTCAGCGGTGCAACGGAAGAAGAACATGTAGCGTTTCGGCTAGTAACGGTATATTTGGCGACCCATGTCAAGGCACCGTCAAATACTTGGAAATTGCATATTCATGCGAAG GTCAGTGTTGTCCTCGCTGTGAAAACGATGGGACTTGTACAAGACAAAATCATTGCCAGTGTCCAACAGGATATACTGGCGGCAGGTGTGAAACAC CTATTTGTTCACATGCTTGTGTCAATCGTGGAAGATGTATCAGCCCAAATATCTGCGAATGTCCATCTGAATACACAGGAAACCAGTGCGAAATCC TGACAAAAACATGCCCAGATGACATCCGTGTTCCAAATGACTCCGGAGCTGGTGGTGCCTTTGTTACTTGGAAAGAAGTAGAAGTGGCGAATACCAATGTATCATCCAGTCATTCCAGGACAGATTTCTTCCCTATAGGTGTTACCACAGTCACTTATTTCATCGTTAATGACACTCTGTCAGCTACTTGCTCTTTCACTGTTGATGTCATGG ATATTGAGCCACCTGATATTGTTTGCCCGCCCGATATATCTGGATTTGCTGACTCTGGAAATATCTCTGTTCCGATGAACTGGCAACCTTTGACTGCTACAGATAACTCTGGAAACATAACGGAAATTAAATGTGGGAAAATAAATGGTTCAGATTTCCCGATTGGCGTTACGGAAGTTCGGTGTAATGTGCACGATGACAGTGGAAACAACGGTTCATGCACTTTTGAAGTTCATATCCAag CTAGATGTGTGGATATTATTATAAATACCAGCATTGGCATATTATCCTGGCCAAACTCTCTAGTGGGAGAAGTAGTGGACTCAAAAGAAAGATGCCCACTTAACACTGAAAGGC GTAACTTTGGGCTTGCTTCAAGAGAATGTGTTTACAACTCAACTTCTGGAGCTATGTGGGCTGCTCCGACGGTAATTCCTTGCGGACAAGTAACGACACCAACGATTGATGATTTAGCTGAG ATAACAGTCGATGAGCGTAATGTGAAAGAAGTTGCAGAAACTCTAGCAAACATCACCAAGGTCAACTCTAATATTGAGTCTGCGGCAACAGATATCAATGCTATACAAGAAGCATTCGTTAATGTTGTCAATGTTGGCTCACCGTCACCGGAG GTAACAGAATCTGTAATTGAAATCGTGGACAATGTTCTCAGCAGCAATATTTCATCTGAGGAGAGTGATAATTCCGCTAACGCGTCATCGATGGTACTCAAAGCAGTTGAACAACAAATTGCCCAAACGCTAAAAGAACACGGGAAGTTTACCTCTGTTCAGCATAATATCGTGGTTGAAGCATTTACTTTAGATGAGGCCGGCAGCAAAGAAGGTGTAAGCTTTGCAGTAAATTTCCAAGCAGCCACAGATCAGCAGATGTCCAATTCTACCGCTAATCTGACATCAAATGTGACTAGTTCTATTGTTTTACCCAATGAAGCACTTTTCAACAATAGAAGCACAAAAG ACACAAAAGTTAGCTTCATCAGTTACAATGAGAATAATCTTTTTCGATCTCGAATGCTGGGAAAACAAAACATGACGATCGTTTCAGGCCCTGTTATATCAGCAGTTGTTCTGGGAGAAACTTTTACTAACTTGGATAAACCTGTAATTGTAGAAATATTTCCGTCAAAG GTTGAGGAAGTCACACCATCAGTTTTAAACTCATCTGTATGCGTATTTTGGGATTTCAACCAAAGGAACGGAATTGGGGATTGGTCACAAGATGGCTGTGAGCGCATATACATCAGTTCAGGAAAAACAACATGCCGTTGTAATCATTTGACTCACTTCGCTGTTCTTGTG GATGTTTCAGGTCACCAAGAACAAACTACATTCAGTCTTGTTTtggatatcatcagcaaaattgGCTGTGCTTTCTCAATAGCGTCATTGTGTCTCACACTGGTGATATTACTTTTAACAAG ACGGCTTCGAGAAACTCTTCCACGCAAGATTCTGATCCAATTCTGCCTGTCCATGCTATGTTTATACCTGGTCTTCCTCGTGGGCATTGATTCAAAGTCTGGACCAGGGTGTCTGGTAGTAGCAGGATTGTTGCATTACTTTGTGCTAACGACTGTTTTCTGGATGGGGATAGAAGCACGCAATATGTACATCAATCTGGTGACTGTGTTTGATATAGCAGGGTCGACATTCCTGAGAAAAGCATTGTGTGTCGCTTGGG GTGTGCCAATTATACCGGTTGCTGTTGTTATGGCTGTGAAATGGGGTGATTACGTCGCCGATGCATA TTGTTTCTTGGCGCCTGGCTACGGACTATATTTTGGTGTTCTTCTCCCCGTCACCATGGTAATCTTACACAACACGGTCACTTTTCTAATAGTAATGCGCAAACTTCTGAAATCAAGCGTCGGGGGAAATGTTAAGAATTCTACAAAGACCATAGTCAGTCAGCGATTACGTAATGCGTTTTCTATATCGGTACTTCTTGGTCTTACCTGGATATTTGGTTTTCTTGCAATAAACAAGGCGAGGAGGGCTTTCCAGCTCATGTTTTGTCTCTGCAACTCTTTGCAAGGAGTGTTAGTGTTTGTTCTCTTCTGTCTCCTTCAAGAGGATATTCGCAAAGTTTTGGTGGATCACTGCTCTCGAAGTAACAAAGACAATATACCTAGCGGGAGATCAAAGAAATCGGACGCATCCTCACACGAATTGGCACATTCTGTTAACACATCAATTGAAGCAGGCAAATCTTACCTTATTCGTTGA